The following are encoded together in the Triticum dicoccoides isolate Atlit2015 ecotype Zavitan chromosome 6B, WEW_v2.0, whole genome shotgun sequence genome:
- the LOC119325996 gene encoding uncharacterized protein LOC119325996 has protein sequence MGNCQAAEVAAAVVQHPGGRVERLYWSTPAAEVMRANPGHYVALVTLRVAEERQDADGGGARRTVRLTRVKLLKPKETLLLGHVYRLITANEVTKAVQARKEEKLRKARQQLQQLESSTRQSKLRPAADGDDVDDDDDEASLDESLDQLARQEGGDGHRSSGARHRQWRPSLHSIDEAAS, from the exons ATGGGGAACTGccaggcggcggaggtggcggcggcggtggtgcagcACCCGGGCGGGCGGGTGGAGCGGCTCTACTGGTCCACCCCCGCGGCGGAGGTGATGCGCGCCAACCCGGGCCACTACGTCGCGCTCGTCACGCTCCGGGTCGCCGAGGAGCGCCAGGacgccgacggcggcggcgcccGCCGCACCGTGCGGCTCACCCGCGTCAAGCTCCTCAAGCCCAAGGAGACGCTCCTCCTCGGCCACGTCTACCGCCTCATCACCGCCAACG AGGTGACCAAGGCGGTGCAGGCGAGGAAGGAGGAGAAGCTGAGGAAGGCgcggcagcagctgcagcagctggaGTCGTCGACGCGGCAGAGCAAGCTGCGGCCGGCGGCGGACGGTGACGacgtcgacgacgacgacgacgaggccaGCTTGGATGAGAGTCTCGATCAG TTGGCACGCCAGGAGGGAGGAGATGGCCACCGGAGCTCCGGCGCCCGGCACCGGCAATGGCGGCCCTCGCTGCACAGCATCGACGAGGCCGCGAGCTGA